A genomic segment from Castor canadensis chromosome 1, mCasCan1.hap1v2, whole genome shotgun sequence encodes:
- the LOC141424972 gene encoding MSL complex subunit 3B-like — MVVALREVYLSQVAGGAGAEHAREALRWDAGAVSSHCHLELCREMVDGLKITFDRTLPLVLLYPCEEAQYRKVASSQVVIVIKERATSTNRRGNTVPQCA; from the coding sequence ATGGTGGTGGCTCTGCGGGAGGTTTACCTGTCGCAGGTTGCGGGCGGGGCGGGCGCGGAGCACGCGCGGGAGGCGCTTCGGTGGGATGCCGGGGCGGTTTCGTCGCACTGTCACCTGGAGCTGTGTAGGGAGATGGTAGACGGCCTGAAAATCACCTTTGACCGCACGCTCCCGCTGGTGCTGCTCTACCCCTGCGAAGAAGCTCAGTATAGAAAGGTGGCCTCCTCCCAGGTTGTAATTGTAATTAAGGAACGTGCCACCAGCACTAATCGCAGGGGGAACACTGTCCCCCAGTGCGCCTGA